The DNA region GAGGTGGTGGGACAGACCATCCTCAGACAGACGGAACCCTGCTTCATCCTCACTGCAGAGCTTATTAAGGTATTTACCCCTCACATAGTAAATTGTACTGATATAATTCATATGCTTGttatggttgtgtgtgagttctcctgcagctggcaGACAGACTGAGATGCTCTGAGGGCCAGTTCAGTGAAGCTGAGGTGGAGCCTGACTGGCTGAAACTGCTACGTGCTAGACAGCACAGTGTGCAGGTGATCGGCTGCCTCCTATGGGACAGAAATATTCCTTCTTATAAGCAGTTTTCAGACTTTAAAgctatgtgtatatataatttGGCTTAGATGGGGGAATCTGACTATACTGCAACATACCAGACATTACCTGAAGCAGGTGCTATGGGCCCTAAAGGCAGCAAAGTGTACTTAGGTGAATACCGCCTGTCATGACTTTAAAGGAAGTGTTGCCTGTTCCTCACTAGAGAGCAGTGCCTTCATTCCTAAGCAATATCTGCTAAATCAAAGGGCTTTTCCCTTATTTCATGCCCGCAGGATCTGACTGGGATGACCTGAGTCCGGACATCCTCAGCCCAGAGCATGAGCTTCTTCATTACAAAGGAACTGAGGATCATGAAAACCTTTTGGATCAAGCTGAAAGAAGCGCTGAGGAAATGATGGGGCTAGCACAGAACTCTAGCGGAGCTCAGGACTGGTACCAAACGTGCAGCTCCTTTTGCGCATGGCATTTAATAATGAACAGTGTAACGTCACTGTCCTCTCTGTCACTCCCTGTAGGCCAAACCCTCCGCTGCCAGTTACAGGGGTTTATGTACCTCTAGGGGTCGTCACAAGCCACAACTTCACTTACTGTAATGCAGATAGTGCAAATGTATCTATTCCGCCAGAGAGGCCTTCAAATCATCTGCCATCAGCAGCAGAGGGTGAGAGTGAGAATTTTAGATTAGTATCCATTAATtggttgctctttcagacattAACTGTGATATCAACTGTTTGACCTCCTGCAGGACTTGGATCATCACCTGAAGCTTTAGTGGTGAGAAATAAATAACATGTTCTGAACAGATTGTTTGGATCTGATCACATTGGTCACATCTTGCTTTCACATTTCCATTTGGAGATGGGGCATCAGATGTTGGACGTTGACTTGAGTCACCAAGGACAAAAGCATCAGAATGTACCAAAGGTACTAGATGCCCCAGAGCAGACAGCTGAGCCTCCTAAACAGGTGGGTGGGTCTCCTGTCGCATTCACACCTATGTGACCAGACCAAAGTCATCTGACCTACAGTatgtcttcctctcctccgtgtCATGTGCAGAGCACCAAGACAGGATGGTTCAGTGGCTGGTTTAAGTCAAAACCCAAAGATGTTCAAAAGGATAGTTCTGAGCAGGGAGGCTCCACTCACACAGTAAGATCCAAGCACAGATacatttgtctttatttgttctaatgaagGTTTCGGTTATACGGCTTAAGGTATTTTTCTACATTCTCCAAGGAcgcaccacctgctgctggtttcggtgtccctcctccacccaccatTGTCTCTCCTGGCATGTTTCCAAcccaggcctcctctcctggCATAAACCCCTTTTCAAGGAATGCAGGTGATTTACAGTATAAGGCAATTTACAGAACACTGTCTCCAAGTCACTTGTCACTGTTTTTAATAGATTTGAACCACACAAGTTGTAGTATGGATGGTATGTGGGTTGGCTGACCCCTGCTCGGGTCACTGGGCAGGTCGTGGATGATCTATGCTCTCCAGGTTCTATCTGGATGGCTGCAGTCATGATTTATGCAGCTTATTTTTTTAGCATCTTAAATTGAAAACACTGCAGTGGCTTAGTTGCCGCTCACGACATGTTAGCTACAGAAAGTATTTCTATTAATATCCACGTCTCCCACACAGGCCAGCAGCTGGGGTAGAGACCTAATCAAGACAACCCGCCTGCATCACAGGTAAATTAAGTTCCCTCACCATAAAAAAAAGGTTCTAAATGAATTTTCTTGAAGTTCGTTCATCTGGTTTGCAGGATTGCTAATGAATAAATGTGACCAAGCCGCCATGTCACACGTGAGCTttacctggagctggaggagcaccaGTAAAATCTATACTGCTCACTGCCCACATTTCTTTTTTAGGGATGCCCTTTAacacccccccaacacacacacacacacacacacacacacacacacacacacacacacacacacacacacacacacacacacacacacacacacacacacacagctcaaccACCAGTTGGAAACGAAAATACTTGGTATGGACTAGTCCAATAAATCACACTGCAGCACGTGGAACAGCTGAGTTTGGAGTCCTGCAAAAAGACCACTTTGAAATGCTGACAAATGCAAAGTAAAATCACTGAAGGTGATGACAGCTCAAACCAAATAATTGTTTGGTAACGATGACTTTCAGGACTAGTGCTAGTTCTATAAGAAGGACATGCAGAGACGTCAAACTGAAAGAGGGACATCTAATGTTGTCAAGTGATGGATGGCACCAAGTACTTGGAGAGGAAAGGAAGGGAATTGGGAAAGCCATTTGCTGGGACCACATGTCCTACATGTCCACACTCTGAGCAGAAATGTGCATAAACAATCAGATCTTTATGTGTTAATGAaacttgtttgtgtgtcaaTAAGATTTGTTGATAGGACAGGAAATAATAATTGAAACTTTATTGATGAAGTGCGGGAAAATTAtgtctgcatttgacccatctcCCATGGGGGAGCAGCCACGGTGTGGCACTCTGGGTTAGTGttaagtgccttgctcaagaacacacctggtgccagagccAGGGATCAAACCAGAGAACAATGCTTTACCTATTGAACTAACCAGGCCACTGTAAATGTGCAGGCTTCCTAAAACTCTGTAACAgccatgttttatgtttctgtgtctttgtcactgtacagtacaaagctgCACATGCCCACCACTTGTGCCACTTTGCCTTCAAGTAAATTCTCAGTATTATCATTCAATTGTCAGCATTCATTGTctttctgttgttgcttttaaAGCCATATCAAATCTAATGAATAACTAAATTAAACCCACATATTGGACCCATTGCCAAGAAAGAAGTGGGATTCCGAACGGGCCCCTCACTTAATGTAGAGCAAGTGACAACACAGCACTTGCTGTCTCATATTACGATTAGTCTGCAGAGCCAAGTGTCAGTGAgacgcacagacgcacgcacacaatcTGAAAACTATTTTAgcctttattatttaatatttcatggCAATTGTTAACGCTGGCTAGGTCTTAATAACTACACCTTGGGCTTCTGACCTGTCCTGTCTGACTAAAAATATGTGACTGAATAAAATACTGCAGTTACTATGTGTCGACTTGaatgaatgtatttattcagagccagacagaagcagaagacACAGGTTAAACATACAATTTCCTTAACTTTAGACACAAGGACATTTTCTGAGTCACTGATCCACCACTGGATAGTCATTTGTCAGTGATTATAAGTAGTTCTTATAAAAGACAATTCATTCATCAGTCATGCAAGCCAAACATTCTTCTAGTGCATGTCAGGCGTCATGATCAAAAAGAAGCTGTGCCACGGCTGACATAGCATGCAGAGTGACTTACACAACAGattcagacatacagtacagtacaacatgTATAGTGTGGAAGTGGTATTTAGCAGTAATGTAAAACGGATGaaccacatttacagtatttatttatagtaCTACACTCACTTCACAGGCCTCTGGCTTAGCAAGTCCTTCCTTAGTCCATCTATTAAACCCTCTTCATACGACCACAGGCGTCTCAAGAGAGTCTTTTTGCAGCTCTTCCATTTGTGATTAAGAACAAAAGTAACCGCCAACATCACGCATGTGATGTACTGTACTCCTGTTTAGGGCACTGATGGATGGACAACACTAAGCTGTTCCTCTGTCAagacactgtactgtaccagcTGGCTCTCCTATAAACTGGTTATGACAGCTTTCGTCTCCCAGCTGGGCATTTATGTGGCTGTCAACTCTGCGAGGAGTGATTGGCGTTTTAAACAGTTGGTGAACGTACAGTAGGTACAAGTTTCAAGAATGCCTCGGTAAAACAGTGGGCTGTAGCTTCCATAACCTGCTATCATCAGTAAGtgttgtctttattattatttgcaaaCCTCTTTCTAACTCTTCGGTAGCTTTCAAACTATATTACCCTCTTACCTGAATATATGTGGACAAATTACTTGTACTGCAGTGTCATAATTAGCTGAATTAGATTAACTGATTCACTGTATCACTGAAAGCTGGGGCTGTCTTCTGTAGATAGTGTCTATGTATTATGCAACCCGCAGAGTAATGGATGCGCACAGTACCTGACTTAACCAGTCTCAGGCATTCTTGTCCCTGTGGTTCAGCATGTGCTGTGAAAGTTTTGCAGCGCACTGAAACGACTTGTCGCACTCCACACAGACAAAGATTCTCCCCGAGCATGTTTGCTCTTGGTGAATCTTCAGCGTGGCCAGTTGGCTGAAATTCTTGCTGCAGCCCGTGCAGCTGTGGAACTTCTCCTTGTTGTGGACGTACTGGTGGCGCACGAGGCGCGAAGCCATGGCGAACCCCACGCCGCACTCCGCGCACTTGTGGGGCCGCACGCCGCTGTGGATTGCCTCGTGCTCGGTCAGGTTGGAGGACTTGGTGAAGCACTTGGAGCACACGGAGCAGGCGTATGGACGCACGCCGGCGTGGATCTTCTGGTGCTCCACCATGCGACTGGCCAAAGCGAACGCCTTCCCACAGTCGGGGCAGGAGAAGGGCCTCTCCCCCAGGTGCTTGCGCTCGTGGCGCTTCAAGGAGAGGGGCTTGTTGAAGGTCTTGCCACAGTGCGTGCAGGGAAAGGGCTTGTCGTTGGTGTGCATGTTTCTCTCGTGCTTCCGCAGGTCAGAGGAGCGGATGAAGTCCTTCCCACAAGTGTCGCAGACATAGGGCTTTTCGCCGGTGTGTGTGCGGATGTGCTTGCGGTAATCCGAGGACCAGATGTAGGTCTTCACGCAGAAGGGGCAGTGGTAGGGTCTTTCACCCGTGTGCAGAcgcttgtgctgctgcagcgtgcCCTGGTGGGAGTAAGCCTTTCCGCAGATGTCACAGACATGCGGCTTGAGGccggtgtgtgtttgcaggtgacTCTGCAGGTTGCAGAGCTTCTTGAAGGCCCAGTGACAATGTGTGCACTTAAAGGGGCGATGCTCTGTGTCAACCTCGCTGCGTTTTTTCATCGCTACTAAGAGCCGAGGGATCTTGTTGTCGTCACACTTTTTCTTAACTGAAGCGCTGTTTGcgttcttcttcctgctcttatTTTCACCACGTTCTGAAGAATGCTTCTTGACGTTGAGCTCTTTGAGTTTTGACTCCAGCTGGCTGGCTGATTGGTGCATCTTGGGGATTTTACAACAGGTCCTCTTGTTCTTTTCACCAGAATGTGTGTCATTGTTTTCCAGAAATTTAGCATCCTCGCagcctccttttccttctcctgAGGAAAGTTGTGCAAACTGCTGTACGAGAGACCAACTTGGTGTTTGAGGATTCAGATAGAGGATTCCTAAATCGCTCTCTGACAATGTGTCCTTACTTTTGACCCGTCCTTGTGGATCAGAATCCGTGACACAGTGTCTGTCTTGTTTCCTTTTAACGCCTTTTTCAACAACAGTTGTGGGCACCTTTCTTGACAGCTGTGGGGACATTTCTTCAGCCATGGTCTCTGCACTTTGGGATAAAATCACCCGCATGTGTTTGAAGCTGCTCACATGTATCCTTATGCTCTGTAAAATAATCTGAAGAATAAAACACATGTTACTAACATTTTTCCAAATATGCCATTAGTTTAAATATAGAAGGCCTTAAAGCTACAAGAACATGTTATAATGTTATATTTAGACTTTCAAGCCGCAGCTCTGTGTCACCACTAATAAAATTTAGTTTAGCTCCAGTATGTTAGAAATAAACTACACACCAACTCACACCTTGCTGTCATTTGACACCTGAATTCCTTGACTTTATATTATTGCTTCAGTTTAAGTTTAAAATAAATCTGAGTgtttttcactttaaaaagTGTAAATATTTCACTAAACTAGCGTGACTTACCCTTTCTCTTGAGCAGGTGGAGTGAGGGATGTGCCACAGAGACATACTAGCCCCAGGTTTTGTATAACTCTACAAGGGATGTCAGTGACGTTAACGGGCGGAGTTTGGCAGCCGCCATCTCTGGGTCAGCATCTATCCTGCtagtcagcagcagctctgatatctccacagctcagctcagcttacCCTCCAGTGACTGAGCTGCCCCATGTGGCCTGTTGATGTCTGTTGCTGTACACTGACTTAAATACAGAACCCCTCTGTTAAGttgaggctgcacacacacgcacacacacacacacacacacacacacacacacacacacacacacacacacacacacacacacacagtactgcgGTACTGCCTAAGTGGTAGAAGTACAAGAATCATTCAAGTTAATAATAATTCTCTACCAAGAGAAATGCaactgaaatgttttaaagGTGAATTCTTTGGCAAATtgtttttacaataaataatacaaaacaaagacaaaagacaaatttatttttgttaatgcTTTAATTT from Betta splendens chromosome 4, fBetSpl5.4, whole genome shotgun sequence includes:
- the znf648 gene encoding zinc finger protein 648, which translates into the protein MSLWHIPHSTCSRERIILQSIRIHVSSFKHMRVILSQSAETMAEEMSPQLSRKVPTTVVEKGVKRKQDRHCVTDSDPQGRVKSKDTLSESDLGILYLNPQTPSWSLVQQFAQLSSGEGKGGCEDAKFLENNDTHSGEKNKRTCCKIPKMHQSASQLESKLKELNVKKHSSERGENKSRKKNANSASVKKKCDDNKIPRLLVAMKKRSEVDTEHRPFKCTHCHWAFKKLCNLQSHLQTHTGLKPHVCDICGKAYSHQGTLQQHKRLHTGERPYHCPFCVKTYIWSSDYRKHIRTHTGEKPYVCDTCGKDFIRSSDLRKHERNMHTNDKPFPCTHCGKTFNKPLSLKRHERKHLGERPFSCPDCGKAFALASRMVEHQKIHAGVRPYACSVCSKCFTKSSNLTEHEAIHSGVRPHKCAECGVGFAMASRLVRHQYVHNKEKFHSCTGCSKNFSQLATLKIHQEQTCSGRIFVCVECDKSFQCAAKLSQHMLNHRDKNA